In the Blautia coccoides genome, CGAGAACACCAACGGCAGCTCGACCGGATGTCCCTTGTCCTGATGGAATAAAAAAGCGCAGCCTGTAAAGCCACGCATTAAACGTTTTGTCATAAACCAGATAGGCTACATAAGGGCACGCCTACTTAGTACATACTTCATTATAAATGTCCAGCCCCTCGCAGTCAATATACCGATTTGATTTTTTACCAAAATTTCGGGGCAAATCCTGGCTTTAGGGCGCAGAAAGCCAACCCTCCTGGATACCATTTTGGGGAATATGACTGGAGGGCGGATTTTTGCGTCCATTTTCCTCCGCAGGTAGTGCGGAGGATGGTTTGTCTGCTCTTGTCGGCGATATATAGATAAGTATCTGACTTCTTTTGCCTGGGTAAAAACCCGCATAAGGTTTCTAACGGTTCCCATAACAACAGAACGTTTATTATTTTATTATTTGATTGAAACACAGCTATAAGGAAGCGCATCTGGGAGGAAGGAGGGATTCCGTAATGTCTCAAATGGTAGCACAGACCCGGGAAACGTGGGAAAAGGCAGATCCGGAGAAGCGGGGGGTGTCAGACGCAGGACGCCTACCGGTGTTGCCTGAACTGACTTTACGAGTACCTCCCGGATGGAAAGACCATCCGCACCGGGGTCATCAACGCATGGAAGCGGGATCTTGCAGAATCCGGTGATTTTGTGAACGGCTCCATAGAACTGTACTGTAGCGCCGCCAACATGTTCTTGGATTGGTGCGGGCGGGAAGAACTGCTGAACTATGCAGATCGGAGTGGCTGTTTCCACGAGCCGGTGTTTGTGTCGAGAAACTAATCCCTCCTAGATCGTTCCCACATCTATCGGTATATCCGGAATTTCAGTCTGGAGGACCAGGTAGAGGAGAAAAAATGTACGCCCCAGTGTCTGATCCATCTGTGCAGGCAGACGAGGGAAGACATCTGACAGAACGTGGCGCTTTTGAAAGACAGATGTACGAGCGGCTGGTGGAAAAGGAACAAGATACATTCGGCTGGCCGGGATGAAAAAGCTGTCCATGCAGAACAACAAATATTAAAGAAAGGAACGAACAATGGATATGGTTCGGGAGAAAATGGTCATGAAGAAACTCTATGAGAGCCTGGCATTTATTATGGAACGCTTTAACGCGGGCGAGATGATCTGCTCCACCCCGGATTCGGAATTCTGTAAAAGGTTTCTCCAGGAGGCAAAGGGAGCCCCCGACGATAACCCAGGCCGAAGGTGGGGGATTATCTCCGACAAACCATAGAAACGGAAAGAAAGGCGAAGAAATGGCAATGGAAACTATGAACACCTGCGAGGATATATTAGATAAGGTAACAGTACACTCTCACGATGCAGATTATCTGCTGGGGCTGGATATACAGGGCGGGAAACCATATGGTGTTAAGCTGTTTGACCTTGTATCCTGTGAGACCGAGGATTGGGGCAGCCTGGACGAGGCTCTGCTGTGGATGGACCGGCAGATGGACCGGCGGCGTCATCCACATGCAGGTATGGAGTGTCGCAGCTTTGATCCGGAAGATACAGATCGCCGTCGGGCAGAGGGCAAAGTCCGGCATCAAGCGTGGCTGGAGGGGAGGCCGGATCCGTACCTTCCCAAACGTCCGGAACCGGCGGATATACCGAAGTTTCCAAAGGGATGCGCAGTATTCCGCATCCGTATCCTGTACCGCCAGCACGGCAGCTGGCAGGGCGAAGTGGTTCAGATGCGGCGAAAGACTCCGAAGAAAGCGCATTTCCGCAGCGCACTGGAGCTTTTGTACCTGCTCCACTCCGCCCTCCCGGACGGGGTTCCCTCCCCGGAGCAGAAAATCGGGCAGGAGCATAAGGAGCGACCCTAAGAGAAAAGAAGAAATGGAACATGACAGACAAGGAATTCCGGTGTTTAAGCTGGAGAGAGCTAATGGAGATTATATATGAGGAGGATTATGGAGAGAAAAAGGAAGGAGAACAAGAGGTGGCGAAGAACAGCCGCATTGTTAGCAGCCGTCTTGTTGATGTCATCGGTTGATACGATATCCTGGGCAGCAGAAACCGGGGGACAGGAGACCGTGGAGATGCCGGACTCGACAACAAGCACTGCGGAAGAAGGCGAGACTAAAGAACCGGAAGACATTTCAAATGAACCGGGAGATACAGGTGAATCGTCAGACGAGACAACAAAGATGCCGGATGCCGGAACAGAGAATATCCAGCCGGGAGAGGACGAGAAGGAGTTGACGGACCCGTCAGCAGACACTGCCGAGGAAGGCGAGTCTGAAGAACCAGAAAATAGTTCAAATGAACAAAAAGATACAGGTGAAGCAGCGGACGAGACAGAGAGTGAAGCAGCAAAGCTATTTGCTGCCCCGCGGGCAGTAACCAGTGTTAATTTGCATGAGGTTGGAGTGGGATACCCTCAGGAGCATTATCCATTTTCTCCAATTGCGTCGATGAAAGCGGATGTTGACGTCGGCGATAAATTAACGAAAACAAGTGATGCCGTACTCCAGGCAATGTTGGATGCGGATGTTGCCAGTGGTTTAAGTGAAAAGATGTATTCTTATTCCCTTCCGGTATCACATCGGAATAAGCAGGAGCGCTTTGATGCCGAGGCAGGTGTTTCCATGACCTATCACAATGTGGGAGCTTATGGTGGAAAAGAGATTGACTTGAAGGTGAGTCTGACTGCCTATGAAAATACCAGCAAACAGCATACCTGCAATGGACAGAATATAGCTGCCGGTGTGTTCTTTAGAACGAATAAGCTGGATTTCTATACGATTGGTATTGAATGGGCACAGTTTAAATTTGAATTCTTTGATCAGAGTGGTAATCCTGTGCTGATCAGGGGAACAGGAACACTGTATGATCTGGATTATGGACAGAAATTCACAGCAGATGATGGTATTGATTATGCATTTGTTACGAGGAACAATGGGAACCATCTGAAATATACAAAGACAGCGGATGATTTACTTCAGGATAATCTGATTGTAAGTTCGGAAATGGGATTGGATAATGACAGTCCGCTCAATATACCGAACGGCTGCGTCACGCTGGCATACAAGGACAAAAGCAGCTTTACCGTTTCTTTCGGAGTTCCGGAGAAAACTTACACCACGCTTTCTTCGGTAGCAAGTACATTTGGGCTGTCCGGAACCTATTCCGTGATAGATACCATAACGTTGGAAGATCCGGTCAAGTCTGTATCAACCACCGATATTACGAACCAGAAAACCTTTATTTATACGATTACGCAGAAAATTCCTAAATTTAATCAGTCGGATAATTATTTTGAAAATTTCGAGATAAGAGATATTATTGAAGATTGTCTGGAAGTGGTGCCATACAATGATGGTGATTATTGTCATGTAAGAGCGAGAACGTTGGATGGGTTGCTTTATGGAACAGTAACAGATGAATTTTCCTGTACAACAACCAATTCGGAAGCGGAAATTATTATACAAGCAAAAAATGTAAAATCGCCCGATTTTTACGGGTATGAGTATGAATTTAGCTTTAAGGTACGCCTGAAACAAGGCTATAACCTGAAAGATTGGCTGGATAAGGATGTTAATGACGCGACAGCTACTACCGCTATTTATAAAATACCAAATACGGCAGTCAGACACACGAAATACCAAAATGAAAATGAGAAAACCAAAAAAACAAATACAGTATATGTGCAAGGCGAGCTCAAGAAGGAGTTTTTCTATAAAGGAGATGCGTACAAGAATGTGATTACGGGGGGGATGACAGCCAGGGATCCGGTATTTACCGTTTACTCGGATGAGGCGTGTCAGAATGTGATAGGAAAATCCTCTTATAATCGTGGTACTGGTCTTATCAGATTGCCTTTTCTGCCTCTTGCAACTTCAACCGGAGATGTGACTTATTATATGAAAGAAACGGTTCAGCCTACCGGTTATGTGCCAAACGCTACGGTCTATCTTATCACCCAGAAAGCTAACAATGGAGAGATTAAGATCAATGGAGATGGATATGAAAGTGCAAAAGAAGGGGAATCTCACGGAATAGTTAAAAACAAGGCGCCGATAATAACCAAAAGTTCGCAAACAGATAAAAATGTAAAGAAAGGTCAGGACATTTGGTACATACTTTTCCTTACTAATCCGGGGAATACAAATATTTTGGTTGATGTAGTGGATGCTCTTCCGCCGGAGGTAAAGGGCAAGGAATATAAAATTAATGAGGTCGTACAGGAAGGAACATGGCCGGGAAGACTTAATCAGCTTGAGCTTCCGGCCGGTACCGCTAACAAAGTGAAAATCAGTATCTGTGCAGAGGTCATAAAAGATTTCAGTATGACGGATAAAGAGGATAACATTATTCGTAATCGTGCGTCTATGATCTATGACGGCAAAACATTTGAGACAGAGGAAGTTGTGCATTACCTGGCTCCTAATCCGAATTATACGCTTAAAAAGGAGAGGATTACACAGCCGCCAAATGGGCAGGAAGGATTTTTTGCCGGCAGTATAACACCGATTGAGTACAGGGCGACATTGACCAATACCGGAGATATCCCATTGAAAATCAATATAAGCGATGTATTTACTTCAGCGCAGTATTTTGAATTTGTGGGCAGTAATGTCCAAAATAATATCGATCTTCCGGTAGGAGCAAGCACAACGGTTACATTTAAAGCAAAGATTCTGTCCGGGGCGAAGCCGAGTATATTGACAGCAAGTCCAGCCGGATATTTGAATACGGTGACTGCCACGGGGGAAGGAAGTTATACGGACCCCGAGACGGGTGAAACCCAAAAAGTCTCTATCGAAAAAAAGGCAACTGCAAAGACGCCGGTAGTCGCGTTGCCGGAATACACGCTTCCTGATGCAGGAGGTATGGGAACTTATTGGTTTACAACTGGAGGCGTCATTCTTATGGCGGCAGCACTCTTACTGTTAAAGAAAAACAGAGGTAAGAGGATACTTCAGCGGTAAAATAAATATCAAAACAGCTAAAAGCTAGTAAAAGGAGAGAACAAACATGAGTAAGATTATGAAAAAAATCAGCGGTCTGGCACTGGCAGTAATCTTAGCACTGACAATGGTGATGCCGGTTGCCGCAGCGGCAAAAAGCCTGCCGAGTGAAAGCGACACGGCAACAATCACAGTAACGGGTATTGAAGCGGGAGCGAAAGTGACAGCCTATCGTATTGTAAAACCGGTATATACAGCCGGAGGCGGCTATTCTGGTTATGAGGCATTTAAAAGCGGTTCTATCGCAAATGTACAGAACCCGACGGCGGCTGAGATATTTGCTCTTGCCGGGGAAACGGCGGAGTTGACAGACAACATCGTTATGACACGAAACGGCAATGATTATCAGGCAACAGTAGGGGCCGGGACAT is a window encoding:
- a CDS encoding LPXTG cell wall anchor domain-containing protein — its product is MPDSTTSTAEEGETKEPEDISNEPGDTGESSDETTKMPDAGTENIQPGEDEKELTDPSADTAEEGESEEPENSSNEQKDTGEAADETESEAAKLFAAPRAVTSVNLHEVGVGYPQEHYPFSPIASMKADVDVGDKLTKTSDAVLQAMLDADVASGLSEKMYSYSLPVSHRNKQERFDAEAGVSMTYHNVGAYGGKEIDLKVSLTAYENTSKQHTCNGQNIAAGVFFRTNKLDFYTIGIEWAQFKFEFFDQSGNPVLIRGTGTLYDLDYGQKFTADDGIDYAFVTRNNGNHLKYTKTADDLLQDNLIVSSEMGLDNDSPLNIPNGCVTLAYKDKSSFTVSFGVPEKTYTTLSSVASTFGLSGTYSVIDTITLEDPVKSVSTTDITNQKTFIYTITQKIPKFNQSDNYFENFEIRDIIEDCLEVVPYNDGDYCHVRARTLDGLLYGTVTDEFSCTTTNSEAEIIIQAKNVKSPDFYGYEYEFSFKVRLKQGYNLKDWLDKDVNDATATTAIYKIPNTAVRHTKYQNENEKTKKTNTVYVQGELKKEFFYKGDAYKNVITGGMTARDPVFTVYSDEACQNVIGKSSYNRGTGLIRLPFLPLATSTGDVTYYMKETVQPTGYVPNATVYLITQKANNGEIKINGDGYESAKEGESHGIVKNKAPIITKSSQTDKNVKKGQDIWYILFLTNPGNTNILVDVVDALPPEVKGKEYKINEVVQEGTWPGRLNQLELPAGTANKVKISICAEVIKDFSMTDKEDNIIRNRASMIYDGKTFETEEVVHYLAPNPNYTLKKERITQPPNGQEGFFAGSITPIEYRATLTNTGDIPLKINISDVFTSAQYFEFVGSNVQNNIDLPVGASTTVTFKAKILSGAKPSILTASPAGYLNTVTATGEGSYTDPETGETQKVSIEKKATAKTPVVALPEYTLPDAGGMGTYWFTTGGVILMAAALLLLKKNRGKRILQR